One segment of Nostoc piscinale CENA21 DNA contains the following:
- a CDS encoding polysaccharide deacetylase family protein, whose product MKEKDLKLYRIFGCVAIAFCVTSCSTSAKLENAQPMNKVHAAQVPDQPVTNPIDAKSQPSTQPENLNFEVPAKFQGKTLYKVEPSNQEKVIALTVDDGPWPKTTLQMLDIFKVNNVKVTFFWVGSALQANPEIAKRVVAEGHAIGNHTWHHWYKNMDAATAKKEIDRTSELIYKTTGVKTTLFRPPGGFLNNGLAAYAKSQKYSVVMWSLTSADTDPRAKPQAFVNNVLKGAKPGAIVLMHDGGGDRHRTVEALPQIITGLKQQGYRFVTIPELLQESGK is encoded by the coding sequence GTGAAAGAAAAAGACCTGAAGTTATACAGAATATTTGGTTGTGTAGCGATCGCTTTTTGTGTAACAAGCTGTAGCACGTCTGCAAAATTGGAAAATGCCCAACCAATGAACAAAGTCCATGCAGCACAAGTGCCAGATCAACCAGTAACCAACCCAATAGATGCGAAATCACAGCCATCAACTCAGCCAGAAAACCTTAATTTCGAGGTTCCGGCGAAATTTCAAGGAAAAACCTTATATAAAGTAGAACCTAGTAATCAAGAGAAAGTTATCGCCTTGACGGTCGATGATGGCCCCTGGCCAAAAACAACCTTACAAATGCTGGATATCTTCAAAGTAAACAACGTTAAGGTGACATTCTTTTGGGTAGGAAGTGCTTTACAAGCAAATCCTGAAATTGCCAAGCGAGTTGTAGCTGAAGGACACGCTATCGGGAACCATACTTGGCATCACTGGTACAAAAATATGGATGCAGCCACAGCCAAAAAGGAAATTGACCGTACCTCTGAGCTGATTTACAAAACAACAGGAGTCAAAACAACCTTGTTTCGTCCTCCTGGGGGCTTTTTAAATAATGGATTAGCTGCTTACGCCAAAAGCCAGAAATATTCTGTAGTTATGTGGTCTTTGACTTCCGCCGATACTGACCCCCGTGCTAAACCCCAAGCATTTGTGAATAATGTATTGAAAGGCGCAAAACCAGGAGCTATTGTTTTAATGCACGATGGTGGAGGCGATCGCCACAGAACAGTAGAAGCATTGCCACAAATCATCACAGGGCTGAAACAGCAAGGCTACCGATTCGTGACAATCCCCGAACTCCTCCAAGAAAGCGGAAAGTAG
- a CDS encoding HNH endonuclease, whose product MTIAMQVLEQSVVVFSQNYLPLCRVNIKRAIVLLVTNKAEPLDFATEGGWQVHSPSLVIDVPKHIRLKIGSNERTWKVPPVNRREVLRRDHHTCQYCGSSKRLTLDHVIPRSKGGLHTWDNVVTACERCNSRKGDRTLSETGMRLRKIPKAPIHPAIAFAEKFWTNVQANLE is encoded by the coding sequence GTGACGATCGCAATGCAAGTGTTAGAGCAATCCGTAGTGGTATTTTCGCAAAATTACTTGCCTCTGTGTCGCGTAAATATCAAACGAGCGATTGTGCTGTTAGTAACAAACAAAGCAGAACCACTTGATTTTGCTACTGAAGGCGGATGGCAAGTCCATTCACCCAGTTTAGTAATTGACGTACCAAAACACATTCGTTTGAAAATTGGCTCTAATGAACGGACATGGAAAGTACCACCAGTAAATCGGCGAGAGGTTTTGCGGCGAGACCATCACACTTGTCAATATTGCGGTAGCAGCAAACGTCTGACCTTAGATCATGTCATCCCCCGATCCAAAGGTGGCTTACATACCTGGGATAACGTAGTCACAGCTTGTGAAAGATGTAACTCCCGAAAAGGCGATCGCACTTTGTCTGAGACTGGAATGCGACTACGGAAAATACCAAAAGCACCCATTCACCCCGCGATCGCTTTTGCAGAAAAATTTTGGACAAATGTGCAAGCAAACCTGGAATAG
- a CDS encoding alr0857 family protein, producing MLKLTYTERSFCLECIPQSLEEWVAQRVIFAMRVGQNLCVEPSTASFLLPVDLPGVEALKAEVKRDDREVIALCVCDSEYVEVTLRGSWLSNSAEDSVGVFITTMSDRTEFFLQKLWQEAQACASVMSE from the coding sequence ATGCTGAAATTAACTTACACCGAAAGGAGCTTTTGTTTAGAGTGTATTCCTCAGTCACTAGAGGAGTGGGTAGCACAGCGCGTAATTTTCGCTATGCGAGTTGGACAAAATCTGTGTGTTGAACCCAGTACTGCTTCCTTTTTGCTACCTGTTGATCTGCCAGGGGTAGAAGCACTCAAGGCGGAAGTGAAACGAGATGATCGGGAAGTCATAGCCTTGTGTGTCTGCGATAGCGAATATGTGGAAGTCACCCTGCGCGGTTCTTGGTTATCAAACAGTGCTGAAGATTCTGTGGGTGTGTTCATCACCACAATGAGCGATCGCACTGAGTTCTTTCTGCAAAAACTGTGGCAAGAAGCGCAAGCTTGTGCTTCTGTGATGAGCGAGTAA